The sequence below is a genomic window from Haemophilus pittmaniae.
AAGATCTTTGTGAACGATTTGCGTATAATGCCGGCAATTTTTTGAGTTTTCTGAGTATTTGGCATTCATGAAGATTGTACGAGTCGCTTTGGCGGTGCCTTTAGCGCAATATTTTGATTATTGGTGTGCGGACGATTTGCCGATTGTTGTTGGTGCGCGGGTGAAAGTTCCTTTCGGCCGGCAACATAAGGTAGGGATCGTCGCGGCATTACCGGCTGAATCCGATATCACACCAAGCCAACTCAAATCCATCGATTGTTTATTGGATGAACAATCTTTATTTAATTCGGTGAGTTGGCAATGGCTTCATTGGGCGGCGGATTATTATCAGGCACCGATTGGTGAAGTGTTGTTGCAGGCATTACCGGTTAAATTGCGTAACGGTGAGCCGTTGACGGCCACGGAGCGGGTTGTATGGCGTTTGACGGCGCTCGGTGAACAAGCATTAATCGAACATTGGGCAAAACGTGCCAAGAAACAACAAGAAGCCTTGCAAGCCTTATGCGATGGTGAATTAGAGAAAGGTAATAATCCGTTTAGTAGCGCACTGTGGTCGGCTCTCGTGGGGAAAAATTGGGTGTGCCAGGTAAGCCAACCGATCATTCGGCAAAGCTGGCAGCAAGCGTTAGGTGAGCAACCCTTAGTGAATGCTAACGACCGTCTAACCCTCAATAAACAGCAGGCCTTGGCCTTTAGCCAACTGCAATTTCAGCAAGGTTTTAATGTATGGTTGCTAGATGGTGTGACCGGCTCAGGGAAAACGGAAATTTATCTGCAATATATTGAAGAGATTTTAAAACAAGGTAAACAGGTATTGGTGTTGGTACCGGAAATCGGTTTAACGCCACAAACCGTTGAGCGTTTTAATAGCCGCTTTAATGTTCGCATTGATGTGTTGCATTCTAATTTAAATGATAGTGAGCGTTTACAGGTGTGGGAACGTGCGCGCAATGGCGAAAGTGCGATTGTGATTGGTACCCGTTCCGCACTATTTAGCCAATTTGCCGATTTAGGTTTGATCATTTTAGATGAAGAACATGATGGTTCCTTCAAACAACAGGACGGTTGGCGCTATCATGCGCGAGATTTAGCGGTAGTGCTAGCGCAAAAAATGGCGATTCCGATCATCTTGGGATCTGCAACCCCAAGCTTGGAAAGCCTAAATAATGTGCATAACGGCAAGTATCAACATCTGCAATTAGCCCGCCGTGCGGCTTCCGGCAATGCATTACGACAAACGGTCATTGATTTGAAACATCAAAGGGTACAACAGGGGCTGTCGCAACCTTTACTAAATAAAATGCGCGAGCATTTGGAAAAGGGCAACCAAGTGTTGTTGTTCCTCAATCGTCGTGGCTTTGCTCCGGTATTACTGTGTCATGAGTGTGGTTGGATTGCGACTTGCCGCCATTGCGATAAACCCTATACCTATCACCAGCAGCTCCGTGTATTGCGTTGCCATCATTGTGGTGGCCAAAAGCCGTTACCCATGCAATGTGGCGATTGTGGTTCCACCAATTTGATTACCACCGGCTTGGGCACTGAGCAGCTAGAAACGGCCTTGGCGGAGATTTTTCCACAATATCAGATAGCTCGTATCGATCGGGATAGCACGGCTCGTAAAGGTAAATTAGAAGGCTACTTAGCGGATATCAATGCGGGTAAAAGCCAAATCCTTATTGGTACTCAAATGTTAGCAAAGGGGCATCATTTCCCAAATGTGACCCTAGTAGCGTTAATTAATGTGGATAGTGCTTTATTTTCCTTAGACTTTCGGGCTGAGGAGCGGCTTGCCCAATTATATGTGCAGGTAGCAGGTCGCGCCGGACGGGCTGAAAAAGCGGGGGAAGTGGTATTACAAACCCATTATCCTGATCACCCGCTACTCACAACCTTGTTAGCCAAGGGATATACAGCTTTTGCTGAGCAGTGTCTTCAACAACGCCGACAAATGGGTTTACCCCCGTTTAGTTTTCAAGCTCTTTTCAAGGCACAGGCGCGTCATAGTGATGAAGCGGAACAAACATTATTACGGATAGCTGATTTTGTACGCGGACAGCAGGTGGCAGGATTGCAGATTTTAGGACCGATGCCGGCGCCATTTAGTAAGAAAGCCGGGCAATATCGTTGGCAATTGTTGTTGCAACATCCATCGCGACGCGCCTTGCAATTACTGTTACAGACTTATCGAGGACAGACATTGAAAGGTTCTTCGGTGCGTTTGGCGTTGGATGTGGATCCTCAGGATTTAAGCTAATCGTATTGAAATACGCCCGTCCCTCTAGCGAAACGGGGCAATTTTCAGTAGAATTGGCCGGTTTTTCATCGGATAAATTTTTTGGCGGTTTTTACCCCATTAACAGTTAGGATCTTAATATAGTGGCTCATCGCGACTTTGCCGCCCGTCAGCGCGGTAACAACAAAAAGAAAAAAGGCAAAAAAGCCAATAAAACTCTCTTAATCTTAATCGCTTTAGCGGTGGTAATCGCCTTTGCAGGCGGTCTGTTTTTATTGCGTTCGAAAACCCCTGAGCCGGTAACTCCAGCACCGGCCGTAGTAGAAAAAACGCAACCGAAAAGCGTTCTGCCGAATCGTCCGGAGGAGGTGTGGAGTTATATCCAAGCGTTGGAAACCCGCACTGTACCGGTGGACAATAACCAAAATTCGGTGGAAAAAAACATGCGCTTGACCAAAGAGCAACGTGAAGTGTTGCTGCAAATGGAAAAAGAGCAAAAAGCCCAAGAAGCGAAAAAATTAGAAGCGCAGGCAAAAGCGGAATTAGCCGCGAAAGTGGAAGCAGCAACTAAAACTGAAACAGCAGCAACGCCAGCTCAAGTGGTGAAACCTGAAGCGGTGAAAAAAACGGAACCGGTGAAGAAACCGGAAGTGAAAGTGGAAACTGCACAGCAGCCACAGCCGAAAAATGAACCGGCGAAAATTGAAACTGCCAAGAAGGCAGAAGTGAAAACCGATGCGGCAAGTGGTGAGAAAAAATTTGGTTTGCAATGTGGAGCTTTTAAAAATCGCACTCAGGCCGAAAGTTTGCAGGGCCGTTTGGCTATGGTCGGCGTGAATGCCCAAGTGGTTGTTAGCGGCGAATGGAATC
It includes:
- the ftsN gene encoding cell division protein FtsN; translation: MAHRDFAARQRGNNKKKKGKKANKTLLILIALAVVIAFAGGLFLLRSKTPEPVTPAPAVVEKTQPKSVLPNRPEEVWSYIQALETRTVPVDNNQNSVEKNMRLTKEQREVLLQMEKEQKAQEAKKLEAQAKAELAAKVEAATKTETAATPAQVVKPEAVKKTEPVKKPEVKVETAQQPQPKNEPAKIETAKKAEVKTDAASGEKKFGLQCGAFKNRTQAESLQGRLAMVGVNAQVVVSGEWNRVRVGPFASRDGAVQVQEKAKSVIGCVVIGM
- the priA gene encoding primosomal protein N', whose translation is MKIVRVALAVPLAQYFDYWCADDLPIVVGARVKVPFGRQHKVGIVAALPAESDITPSQLKSIDCLLDEQSLFNSVSWQWLHWAADYYQAPIGEVLLQALPVKLRNGEPLTATERVVWRLTALGEQALIEHWAKRAKKQQEALQALCDGELEKGNNPFSSALWSALVGKNWVCQVSQPIIRQSWQQALGEQPLVNANDRLTLNKQQALAFSQLQFQQGFNVWLLDGVTGSGKTEIYLQYIEEILKQGKQVLVLVPEIGLTPQTVERFNSRFNVRIDVLHSNLNDSERLQVWERARNGESAIVIGTRSALFSQFADLGLIILDEEHDGSFKQQDGWRYHARDLAVVLAQKMAIPIILGSATPSLESLNNVHNGKYQHLQLARRAASGNALRQTVIDLKHQRVQQGLSQPLLNKMREHLEKGNQVLLFLNRRGFAPVLLCHECGWIATCRHCDKPYTYHQQLRVLRCHHCGGQKPLPMQCGDCGSTNLITTGLGTEQLETALAEIFPQYQIARIDRDSTARKGKLEGYLADINAGKSQILIGTQMLAKGHHFPNVTLVALINVDSALFSLDFRAEERLAQLYVQVAGRAGRAEKAGEVVLQTHYPDHPLLTTLLAKGYTAFAEQCLQQRRQMGLPPFSFQALFKAQARHSDEAEQTLLRIADFVRGQQVAGLQILGPMPAPFSKKAGQYRWQLLLQHPSRRALQLLLQTYRGQTLKGSSVRLALDVDPQDLS